TATGGGGTGCAAAAGATATTAGTTTAAAAGTAGATAACGGTGAATTTATAGTATTTTTAGGTCCCTCAGGTTGTGGAAAAACAACCACTTTAAGAATGATAGCAGGTCTTGAAGAAGTTACAGAAGGAACAATTTTAATTGATAATAATGATGTAACTTATTTAGAACCAAGAAAACGAGAAGTAAGTATGGTTTTTCAGAGTTATGCTGTATGGCCTCATATGACCGTATATGAGAATATAGCTTTTCCTTTAAAATTAAGAAAGTTGCCTGAAAAGGAGATAGATAATATAGTTCAGGAAGTTTCAGAAATGGTGAAAATACAGGAATATTTAAAAAGATATCCCAGACAACTTTCTGGAGGACAAAGACAAAGAGTTGCTCTTGCCAGAGCATTGGCGGTAAAACCAAAGATATTCCTTATGGATGAACCATTATCAAATTTAGATGCTAAACTTAGAATAAAGATGAGAACAGAATTAAAGGCTATACATAATAAAACCGGTGCAACAACAATATTCGTTACTCATGACCAATCAGAAGCTCTTTCAATGGCAGATAGAATAGTTATTATGAAAGATGGTAATATAGAGCAGGTTGGAACACCTGATGAAGTTTATTTTGATAGTGAAAATGTTTTTGTGGCAGGATTTATAGGGACTCCGCCTACAAATTTCTTTAGAATGAATATTAAGAATGAAGGGGATAAAATAGTTTTCTATAATGAAGAATTAAAATTTAGTTTGTCAGATAAGATTAAGCAATTACTAAAAAATTATAATAAAGATGAAATTATTCTTGGAATAAGACCAGAAAGTTTTAAAATAGTTTCAAAAGATGAGGCTATATTTAGCAGGGATATACTTGTTGTGGAACCACAAGGTTCCCATCAAATTATAGCGATTGAAATTGGAGAGCAAATAATAAAAATTGTTTCACCATCGTTTCCAAAATATAGTTCTGGTGAAACTATACATATTTCATTTGATGAAGAAAGGGTAATGTTATTTGATATAGAAACAGAAAAGAGAATAAGGGAGTGAAAAAATGAATATGGCATTGTTGCATTATCGTGGTGGATTAATGGATGGAGTATCTTTGGAGATGGATAAATGGAAAAAGGTATTGGAAAAACTTGGGCATAATGCCGATATTGTGGCTGGCAATAAAAAGGAAGGTGTTGATAATTACATTGAAGATATAGGTTTTGAAAATAAATTATATAGAATTATAAATAAAAATGCATTTGAGAAATTAGAAGATTTTACAGAAGATGAACTAGTAAAAGCTATAGAATTAGAAAGTGATAAGTTATTAAAAAATTTTGAAAAAGGACTTGAAAAATATGATGTTATTTTTCCAAATAATATATGGTCTTTAGGAGCATTCCTTCCAACAGCAATTGCTTTAAAAAGATATGCAGATTTACATCCTGAAAAATTATTTATAGCTCACCATCATGATTTCTGGTGGGAAAGAGAGTATTTTCTCAATTCAACCTCTAAAAAAATTGAAAAATTGTTGGAATATTATTGCCCTCCCGTTGGAAAAAATATCAAACATATGGTAATTAATTCAATTGCAAAAGAAGAATTAAAAAAGAGAAAAAATGTTGAAGCAACTGTAGTTCCTAATGTGATGGATTTTGAAGAAAAATCATTTATTATAGAGGGATTGAATAAAAAAATTAGGGAATATTATGATATTCCAAAGAATAGCATTATCTTTTTGCAAGCAACTCGTGTAACAAGAAGAAAAGCAATTGAATTGGCAATAGATTTAATTGAAGTGTTCAATAAAAAGGTTAAAGATAAAAAAGGTGAAATTTTGTATAATGGAGAAAGGTTTAATGGTGAAATACTTCTTGCATTTTCAGGAATGTGTGAAGATGATGTATATTTTGACGAATTGAAAAAAAAGGCAAAAGAGCTTAATGTAAAGATTCTTGATATGTATAATGCAGTTGAAAAAGGAATATGGAGCTTTTGGGATTTGTACAATATTTCTGATATAATTACATATCCATCAATTCTTGAAGGTTGGGGGAATCAGTTGTTAGAAGCAATTGTTGCCAAAAAACCTGTTGTTCTCTTTGAATATGAAATATTTTTAAGCGATATTAAAAATTCAGGGCTTGAATATATTAATCTTGGAAATGAATATGAAATGATTGATGGTTTTGTGACAGTAAATAGGGAGATTTTAGAAAAAGCAGCAGATGAATTAATAGAAATTCTATTTAACAAAGAGAAATATTATGGTATAATAGAAAGAAACTTTGAAGTAGGGAAAAAATATTTTAGTTTTAATACGTTAGAAAATATTATTCGTAATTTACTTAAATGAGGGGGGCAAAAAATATGGCAACTATTGACGATGTTGCCAAATTAGCCGGTGTTTCTACGGCAACAGTTTCAAGGGTATTAAATAATACTGCTAATGTTAGTGAAGAAACTCGTGCAAAAGTATTATATGCTATAGAAAAATTGAATTTTAAACCAAAATTTTCTGCGAAGGCTCTGGCAAAAAGCAAAAAAAGATTTAAAATAGGATTAGGACTTGGGAAAAGAATGCAACTATTGAGAGATGAAAGTGATGAACTTGGAGGACAATTTTATGGAATAATTGTTAGAGAAATAAAAGCATTGGCAATGATGCATGGAGCAATTGTAAAGGAGTTATGGTTGGAAGATGATTTGTATGAAAAATTTGATGGCTTTATTCTTGTAGGCCTTGATGTAACGAGGGAAATATTGAAAAAATTTAAGGATACAGAAAAACCTATCGTGTTATTGGACCATTATATTACAGGTGAAGAAATAGATAGCGTACTTTCAGATAATTATAATGGAGCTTTCTGTGCTGTGAATTATTTGATTAATAAAGGATATAAAGATATTATACATATTCATGGACCATTAACATCTTATAGTTTTAAACGAAGACATGATGGATATATTGATGCAATGAAAAACGCGAAACTTAAAAGTCAATGTTATGAATATGATGATGTGAAAAATAATATTGACGTTGTAATACAAAAAATCATAAAAGGTAAAATACCAGAAGCTATTTTTGCTTCTAATGATATAACTGCAATGAGGATAATAAGTGAATTAAAAAAATATAAAATAGGGATTCCAGATAAAGTTAAAATAATAGGATTTGATGATATTCCTATGGCTAAAAAGTTTAATCCCCCTCTTACAACAGTAAAGGTATTTAAACAGGAGATGGGAAGTATAGCATTTAAAAGGTTATATGAATTAATGTTAAATGAAAATATTCATCCTACGCGAATTTCCGTTTATACTAAGTTTATAAGAAGAAAAAGTGGATAATAAAAAGGGATAACTGAGAAGGTTATCCCCTTTTATTTTCTAAAAAAATATTTTTAGGTTCTGTAATTATTCCCATCATAATAATATCATAATATTTATTTTTTATGTAAACTGCTTCTCTTCGTTTTCCCTCTTCTATAAAACCAAGTTTTTTATATAACTCATATGCTTTTGGATTGTTGGAAAAAACCTCCAATTCAAGTCTGTGTATTTTTGGATTTTCCAAACACCACGTAATATGATTTTTTATTAATAATCTGCCAATTCCAATACCCCTAAACCGCTCTAAAACAGAAACTCCCAGTTTTGCCGTTTTTTGAATTCTTCTTCTTTTTAAATTCCATTGAATATCACAATTAGCTATAATATTTTCATTATATCTTGCAATTAATGTTCTAAATCCAAAATTTTTATTTGAAAAATCAATTAAGGTTTTTATTTCTTTTTCCGAAAGATCAAATTCATCAGCTGTTGTTAAAAGTGTTTCAGAATTTTCAAATATTGTGTTGAAAAAATCCAATAAATTCTTTGAGTCATTTTTATTTGGATAATCAATATGAATTCCATGATTACCTTTTACAAAAACATAATATTCCTTTTGTAAAATAGCACCATATTTTTTTAAGGCATTTTTTAGTTTTTCCTGTGAAGGATATAAGCTTATAAGATATTCATCTGCTGTATAATTTTTTATATCATTTAAAGCCTGAAGAATAAGAGACGGATTATATACTGAGAATTCCATTAATTCGACTTTGTTATTTTTTACAATATAAAATGCCAGGATTTCATTTTCATTTCCTAAAAATCTAAAAGTATAACCGCTTTTATAAAAGTTTATAAGATCCCATACTGTAAATGGAATATTTATTTTTTTAAGTAATTTCAGAATAGAATATATTATTTCATTTTCAATAATAAAATCGAGGAATGTCTGTGTATTACCTTGAACATATTTATTTTTCATTTTGAAAACAGAAAATTTACCAATATTGTTAATATACAATGTGTCATTTTTTACTTCTGAAAAGAAGTAGATATTTCTTTTAGGGATATTAATAGTATTTTCTAAAATATTTATTATTTCTGTATTATCCTTTACATGGAAGAAAAAATCACCATAATCATTTCTATAAATTTTCCTCACCTCTATATTGAAATGCCTCTGATACATGTTCAACAGTTACATATTTTGAATCATTTAAATCAGCTATAGTTCTTGAAACCTTTAAAACTCTATTTATTCCTCTGCCAGTCATTTTAAAGGCTTTTGCACCTTCTTTTAAAAATTCTTCAGCTTTTTCATCAAGTTTTATATATTTCTTAACTTCTTTTTGTGTAAGTTTTCCATTTAATTTGTTTTGCCTCTTTATCTGGATTTTGCTTGCACGTTCTACTCGTTCTTTAATAGCTTCAGATGATTCTTCTGAAAAGTCATTTAATAATTCGTCTATTTTTACACGAGGAACAGTGATTTTTATGTCAATTCTATCTGAAATTGGTCCTGAAATCTTTCTATTATAATTTATTATTTGATTTATAGAACATGTACATTCATGTTCAGGATCGCCATAATAACCACAAGGGCATGGATTTTGGGCAGCGACAAGCATAAACTTCGCTGGATATGTTGCGACAACCTTTGCACGAGAGATAGTGACAATGCCATCTTCAAGTGGTTGTCTTAAAGCTTCTATAACATCTGTTCTAAATTCTGGAAATTCATCTAAAAACAAAACACCATTATGTGCCAAACTTATTTCACCAGGTTTGGAATCAGAACCGCCACCAATAATTGAGGCTGTTGATGCCGAATGATGAGGCGCTCTAAATGGACGTTTCCTGATAATCTTATTGAGATAACCATATATAGAATATATTTTTGTTGATTCAATTATTTCTTCTCGTGTCATTTCTGGAAGTATAGTTGGGATTCTTCTTGCAATCATTGTTTTTCCGGATCCTGGGCTTCCTTTCATTAAAAGGTTGTGAAATCCCGCTGCAGCAATTTCAGCAGCCCTTTTGGCAAAATATTGCCCTTTAATATCAGAAAAATCAATTTGTTCTTCATTTTCTTCATAAAATTTTTCCCCAGGTGCAGCCTTATATTTTTCTTTTTTTTCATTATCGAAAATATAGATTATTTCAGATAAATGAGATATAACATAAACTTCATTGTTTTCCTCTAAAAATAAAGCTTCCTCTTCATTCTCTTTAGGGATGATGAATTTAGCGTTTTTTTCTTTTTGAGCTAATTCAAGTAACAATAAAGTAATTCCGGGTATTCCTCTTATTTCCCCATTTAATCCGATTTCACCAAAAATATAATAATCATCTATATCAAAATTAATTTGTTTAGAGGCTAATAATATTCCAACAGAAATAGGTAAATCAAAATGCGTTCCCTGTTTTTTTAAATTACTTGGTGCCAGATTTACTGTTACGTTTCCATTTGGAAAATTAAAACCGGAATTTCTAATAGCACTAAAAACTCTTTTTTGACTTTCAAGAATGGCAGTATTTGGCATTCCAACTATTTTAAAAACCTGTTGTGTTGAACGAGAGTTAATATCCACTTCTACAAGTATAGTTTTTACTTCAAAACCGCTTACAAAAGCACTTTTAACTCTTGAATACTTCATCCCTTACCTCCTTTTTAAAAATAATAGCCTCTATTATTATACCAGATATTCACAATTGCTATATATTAAGTTCTTCTATTTTTATATTTGCTTAACATTTTCAATGTATAATTGCAAATGGTTTGCAATTACAAAATATGGAGGTGGTGTAGTAATGAAAAAAAGCCTATTTTTGGCAGTTATTTTAATTATTGGTGTTTTAGGATATTCTTTAAATATTTCCGTTTCAATATATCCATATTATCTTGTTTTGAAAGATATTGTATCCAATGAGGATCAAATTAACATCATTGTACCAGCAGGTAAAAGTCCCCATACTTATTCTGTTTCCTCGAAGGATTTAATAAAGATATATAAAAGTGATCTTGTAATTTTTAACGGACTTAATTCAGAAGTGTTCTTAAATAAAGTTATAACTAATATCAAAAAGAAGAATATCAGCTATATTTTTGCTGGTGAGGTTATTCCAGAGGATATGATTATAGGTAGTAACCCTCATATATGGTTAGATCCAGAATTAATGTATAAATATATAATTCCAGAGATTACCAATAAACTCATTTTGTTAAATCCTGAAAAAAAGGAATTATATTCCGAAAATTCTAAAAAACTTATAAAAAAATTAGAATTAATGGATGAATACTTGAAGATTAAATCCTCTGAAATAAACGGAAGTATTATTACATTCCATAATTCATTTCCATATTTTGCAAGACATTATAATATAAAAATAGCTGGAGTTATTGAAAAATCACCAGGTGTAGAGCCATCGATTGCAGATATGAAAAAATTATACGATTCTGCGAGAAAAAACAATATAAAAGGTGTTTTTTCTGAACCGCAATTAAATCAAAAAATTGCAGAAAAAGTTGCCAGGACACTTAAAGTAAACTTAGGAATGCTCGATCCTTTGGGAAATTCCTTTAATAGCATAGATGAGTTATATCTTATTAACTTTTTAAATATCTTAAATACTATTAGGTGATTTTTATGAAACTAACAAAACCCAGAAAAGATATACTTAAATTATATGAAAATATAGATTATCCATTAAATGCAGAAGAAATTTATAATTTACTCAACAAAAAATATGATCTTTCAACAATATATAGAAACCTTAATTTTTTTGAAAAAAATCATATTTTAAAGTCCATAGTATTTTCCGATAAAATAACCTATTATTATCGTCCAAATGGTCATATTCACTATATTTACTGCATAAAATGCAAAAAGTTTGAAAAACTTGATATGTGTTTTGAAAAAGAATACAGTAAATATATTGAAGAAATACTGAAATTTAAAATCACAGATCATATTCTTTATTTTGAAGGCATATGTTCTAATTGCCAGCATGAGGGGGAGGGTAAGCAATGAAAAAGGAAAAGGTTATAAGCGTTAATAACCTTAATTATTCTGTTGAAGATAATGAGATACTAAAATTCATTACCTTTGATATATATAAAAAAGATTTTGTTGGAATTATAGGTCCTAATGGTGCAGGAAAATCTACACTCATAAAAATTTTAATTGGAGAAATTGAAAATTATCAGGGTAAAGTAGAGATTAATGGAAAAATTGGATATGTTCCCCAAAAAGATGAATTTGATAGGACTTTTCCAATAAAGGCATATGAAGTTGTATTAATGGGAATGTACAAAAGCGTTGGATTATTAAAAAGATACAAAAAAAGCGATATTGAAAAGGTTAGAGAAACCATGAAAAAGTTAAATATAGAGTATCTTTTTGATAGAAATGTTGGAAAGTTATCTGGTGGTGAATATCAAAAAGTATCTCTTGCAAGAGCACTGGTAAGCGATCCAGATATATTAATACTTGATGAACCAGAAGCAGGAGTAGATAAAAAAGGACAAAATATGATTTATGATATTCTTGAACGATTAAATGATGAACTCGGCTTAACGATAATACTTGTGAGTCATGATATTTCAATGGTTGTAAAAAAGACAAATAAAGTTATGTGTTTAAATAGAACCTTACATTGTCATAAGAATGCAATTGATGTAACTGCTGATGATTTAAAGAATATATACGCTGAAGAGATGGAAATACTTGTACATATTAATCAGCCGTTGAAAGTGGTGAGCAAAAATGATTGAATTATTCAGTTATGATTTTATGGTATATGCAATTTTATCTGCAGTTTTGGCAGGTTTTAGTGCATCATTATTATCGAATTATATTGTTTTGAAAAAAATGGAGTTTATAGGCGAAGGTGCTGCTCATACAGCCTTTGGAGGAATTGCTTTAGCTATTTTAATTGGATTTAATATTGATATTATGAATATAATTGTAGCACTTCTTTTTGGAACGACTATATTTTTTATTGGTAAAAAAGGAAAAATAAATGAAAATAGTGTAATTGGTATGCTTCTTTCATTTTCAATGGCATTGGGAGTTATATTCTTATATTTAAAACCAGGATATACACCTGAAATTACCAGTTATCTATTTGGAGACATATTAATGGTAACCCAGAAAGATGTAATTATTTTATCCGTTGTGGCTATATTGATTTTATCCCTTGTAATATTGTTTAATAAAGAACTTAAATATTATGCGTTTAATCCGAGGATTGCCAAGATATATGGAGTGCCTATTGACTTAATTGGTTATATATTTTTAATAACAGTATCAATTGTAGTTGTTACTACCGTTAAAATTATAGGGATAATCCTTGTGACTTCATTGCTTATAACACCTGGCGTAATTGCCAAACTTTTTGCTAAAACACTAAACCAGATGTTAATTATTTCTTCTATAATCGGAATATTCTCTGGATTTTTTGGGATAGTAATTGCATATTATTTGAATATTCCGCCAGGACCATCAATAGTTGTAACATTATTCACCATTTTTGTAATCAGTTATTTATTGAAGAAATTAACAGAAAGGATTATAATACAAAAGAAATAGTTTTTTAGTAAGAAAATATGTTATAATTAAATGTATTTCAATTTAAAAATCGAAAGGGGTGAATTTTATGGATTATCTTAGTTGTAGCGAAGATCCTTTATCTAGACCGCCATAACAAAATAAAAAAAGGAGGAGATAAAAATGGTAAAATTTTACAAAAGAATTGAGCACAAATTAGTGGAGGCAAAAAGCTTTTCTCAAGATGCATTAATTAAGGTAGTAAATCCTTCACAGGATGAAATACACATGTTATCCAGCCTTTTGAACTTTGATCCTGATTTTATTACCGATTCAATGGACGAAGATGAAAGAGCACGTATTGAAATAGATGAAGATACAATATTGCTTATCTTAAAAGTTCCAATGAAAAATGAAGAAGACGATAAAATACCATATAAAACTGTTTCTTTAGGCATAATAATTGGAAAAAATTATACATTGCTTGCAATGAAACAGGAAATTGCATTTATTGAAAAAATGATAGAAACACATTTATTAAATCCACACAAAAAAAGCAGAATGATTTTTCAGATATTCTTTAAAAATGCAAAACTATTTTTGGATTATCTAAAAGAAATAAATAAAACTATAGATTTAATTGAGGAAGAACTACACAGATCTATGAAAAACAACGAATTAGAAACACTGATGTATCTTGAGAAAAGTTTAGTGTACTTCACTACTTCTTTGAGATCGAATGAAATAATGATGGAAAAACTGTTAAAAGGTAAAATTCTGGAATTATATGAAGATGATGAAGATTTGCTTGAAGATACATTAATTGAAAACAGACAGGCTATAGAAGTTACAAATATATATAGTAACATTCTTTCAGGAATGATGGATGCATATGCCTCTGTTATTTCCAATAACCTTAATATAGTAATGAAAATCTTAACTGTTGTTACTATATTAATGCAAATACCAACTATTATTACCAGTTTTTATGGAATGAATGTAAAGTTGCCGTTTCAGGAAAATCCATTAACATATGTAAATATAATTATTTCTTCTATAATAATAATGATTCTAACAGCCTTATTATTTAAAAGTAAAAAATGGATGTAATAAATTAAATGCAGAGAATTACTTCTCTGCATTTAATTTTTCATAGCAGTCTCTAGATAACTCTAAAGTAAAAGACAATTTTAAGGAAAATAGTTACCAAATTCAGAGAAATCTATCAATAATATCATCAAGCAAAATTCTTTCATCATCTTCAAAAGAGTAATAGCCTAAAACAACATGCTTTTGCCCGAAACCATATTTAATTGCAAAATCACGAACCTTCCCTTTTGGATAAGGAGTAATGGGCCATTTAATATCGTATCGAACACAATTTCTTAAAAACACATCAAAGATTTTCATTTCCTCATCACTGAGCTTAAAATAATTAAAAACAAACTCCTTAAAGTTCTTTGTTTTCTTAAAAAGCTCAGTGATGAGTTTTTTTCTTGCTAAATAAAATGGTGAAATATTATAATTCATGTCTTTTCCATCTTCAGAATTCAATAATCTTCTTTCGGCTTTCTTCAAATCAAAATCACTCATCATAACATTAAAAAAATACATCTTCTCATAATTAGCAGAGAAGAATTTAATAATCTTATCCTCCCTTGCTAATTCTCTTAACATTGTTGTTGTCGAAATAACTTTATTTGCATAAAATAAACCTTCTAAAATATTGATAAATAGCGAATTTTTATTTTTGAAAAAACACTTGCAAGTCGTGTTGGAAAGGATAAAATAAAAAAATAAGATGAAAGAATGAAATTTGAAATGAACCCCGGAAGAAAATTTATTTTCTAATAATCAGGGCATTTTTTATAAAAATCATAAAATAAATTAATGATTATTGTCCTTTGAATTAAACAAAAAAAATAACAATAAAAATATATCAGATGATATAATAATTATGTAAATTTATCGAATTTGTCAAAATAAAAATTAATTGAAATTTTACTGGAATTTTACATTATATATTGACATCTTTTTTTTTTTCTGCTAAAATTATTGTGAATTAAATAAGTGAAAATAATATCTTTTAATTATACAATAATATAATATAAAAATTATCCATTTATTGGGTTTTATCTTGAATTGTTAAGCTATAAAATTCACAATATTATCTTTAGTATTATTAAATAAATCACATAATGCCTAAATAAATTTCAAAAATAATTTTGAATTACACTTGTGCATGGTTAGAAATATTATTTAAATATAACTGAGCAAATTCTATAATCAAAAAATTTTCATTTCTCAGCCGGCTGAGTTGTTCTGGTACCAAGAATTTATAAAAAATTTAATAATTTATTTAGAGAGGATGGGTGGTAGGAATTGGATAGAGAAAGTCGAAGAAGAGAAAAAAATGAATTTTGGTGTCCGTATAAAGGAGCTGTATGTTTTTAGATTGCTGGTGGTTGTGTACTTGTAATGGTCCAGGTGGTTGTTACGAAGCCTGTACAATCGTTCAATAAACAAAATTAATTTATTAGTGTCTTCAAAAATAGAAAAAAATAAAGTAAAAAGGAAGTAAAAAATATTACGAAAAGTGAAACCAAAGAAAATGAAGAAGAAAATAGAAAGAAATGGAAAGAAAAATAAGAAAAAGTCAGGTAAGGAAACAAAAAAATGAAAAAAAAAAAGAATAAAAAAATTAAGACTGAACAAAAGAAGATTTAGTTTGTTTAATAGAAAAAATTAAATCATCCCGCTTCATAGAATGAGCTAAGAAAGCAGAGGCGATAAAAAAGAGATTAATAAGATTAGCATCAAGAGAAACTGAATTGATAAAGCGTAATTTGGTATGAGAAAGGATAGATTCTAATCTTGCAAAAAGAGAGAGAATATAAGCAAAAGAGGAATGAGATTTCATACATTCAGAATAAACAAAATCAAGATAAATTTGTTTAGGATTCTTACTCATGGTTTAATCTCTCAGCTAGGAAGTTTAGTTTTAATTAACTATATTAAATAAAAATTTAATACAGTTAAATTATAAAACAGAGAGGTAAACCTCTTTTAAGAATAAGATGAAATTCTGTAAACAATATATTTTAGGAATTTCGAAAGATACTATAACTTATTATACGAGGAGGTAAATTAAAATGAAAAAAAGGATTTATTTAGTTTTTTTTATTTTAATTTTTTCGATGATTATGGTTTTTGCATCTTCAGGCGAAAAAGCTATTAATCAAAAAATGCATAAAATATCACCTCGTAATTTCGAACAACCAACAAAAAAACAATTGGAAACTTTAAAAGTCTATGAAACACATAAAATTGAAAGCGACTCTTTACTTT
This is a stretch of genomic DNA from Marinitoga piezophila KA3. It encodes these proteins:
- a CDS encoding magnesium transporter CorA family protein, which codes for MVKFYKRIEHKLVEAKSFSQDALIKVVNPSQDEIHMLSSLLNFDPDFITDSMDEDERARIEIDEDTILLILKVPMKNEEDDKIPYKTVSLGIIIGKNYTLLAMKQEIAFIEKMIETHLLNPHKKSRMIFQIFFKNAKLFLDYLKEINKTIDLIEEELHRSMKNNELETLMYLEKSLVYFTTSLRSNEIMMEKLLKGKILELYEDDEDLLEDTLIENRQAIEVTNIYSNILSGMMDAYASVISNNLNIVMKILTVVTILMQIPTIITSFYGMNVKLPFQENPLTYVNIIISSIIIMILTALLFKSKKWM